In Pseudoalteromonas carrageenovora IAM 12662, the following proteins share a genomic window:
- a CDS encoding UDP-glucose 4-epimerase family protein: MIAITGYSGFVGKELLKKIDVEECLLLGRQPITGNYKHQHFDLSDAKQSLNLSEVKVLIHCAARVHIMDDNSANPIDEFRAVNTKGTLNLATQAAQAGVKRFIFISTIKVNGESTTGRTPFNEQENAPEDPYGVSKAEAEQKLLALGQKTGMEIVIIRPPLVYGEGVKANFASLMRLVNKGFPLPFRAINKNKRSLVSVYNLVDLIKVCVEHPNAANQVFLASDDHDLSTAEMVQLMAQVQGKSNLALPVPPVLFSIAGSMLGKKQVVDRLTGSLQVDITHTKNTLNWTPPYSVEDGFKFSAKN; the protein is encoded by the coding sequence ATGATTGCTATAACAGGCTATAGTGGCTTTGTTGGAAAAGAGTTACTAAAAAAAATAGATGTTGAAGAGTGTTTGTTACTTGGTAGGCAACCGATTACTGGTAATTATAAACATCAACATTTTGATCTTAGTGATGCAAAACAAAGCTTAAATTTAAGCGAAGTTAAAGTACTTATACACTGCGCCGCACGAGTCCATATAATGGATGATAATTCTGCAAATCCAATAGATGAATTTAGAGCTGTAAATACAAAAGGGACTTTAAATTTAGCTACGCAAGCTGCCCAAGCTGGTGTTAAGCGATTTATATTTATAAGTACAATTAAGGTAAATGGCGAGAGTACAACCGGTCGTACTCCTTTTAATGAGCAAGAAAATGCCCCAGAAGATCCATACGGAGTTTCTAAAGCAGAAGCAGAGCAAAAACTGCTAGCTTTAGGGCAAAAAACAGGTATGGAAATAGTAATAATCAGGCCCCCGTTAGTATACGGCGAAGGCGTAAAGGCTAACTTTGCATCTTTAATGAGGTTAGTAAATAAGGGTTTTCCTCTGCCTTTTAGAGCAATAAATAAAAATAAGAGAAGCTTAGTATCTGTATATAACTTAGTTGATTTAATTAAGGTATGTGTTGAGCACCCAAATGCGGCTAATCAAGTGTTTTTAGCAAGTGATGATCATGACCTTTCTACTGCTGAAATGGTACAATTAATGGCTCAGGTACAGGGTAAGTCAAACTTGGCGCTCCCGGTACCGCCAGTTTTATTTTCAATAGCTGGCTCAATGCTAGGCAAAAAACAGGTAGTTGATCGTTTAACAGGATCACTACAAGTAGATATCACTCACACAAAAAATACACTTAATTGGACACCACCATATTCAGTTGAAGATGGCTTTAAGTTCTCAGCAAAAAATTAA
- a CDS encoding NAD-dependent epimerase, with product MKYLVTGAAGFIGAATCQKLLAAGHTVVGIDNLNDYYDVNLKLARLDLFKDHTSFKFIKLDISERALMSELFKTEQFDKVIHLAAQAGVRYSIENPDAYADSNLVGHLNVLEGCRNNKVKHLVYASSSSVYGLNEKTPFETTDSVDHPVSFYAATKKANELMAHSYSHLYSLPTTGLRFFTVYGPWGRPDMAPYIFTKKILNNETIDINNNGDMWRDFTYIDDIVEGVVHAADVIPKANPDWRVETGSPASSSAPYAVYNIGHGSPINLMKFIEAIESELGIEAKKNFREMQAGDVYKTFADTQDLFAATGYKAKVGVKEGVSELAKWYKTFYS from the coding sequence ATGAAATATTTAGTAACAGGTGCTGCTGGGTTCATTGGTGCTGCAACATGTCAAAAGTTATTAGCAGCAGGGCATACTGTAGTCGGAATTGACAACTTAAATGACTATTACGACGTAAATTTAAAATTAGCGCGCTTAGACTTATTTAAAGATCACACCAGCTTTAAGTTTATAAAACTTGATATTAGCGAACGTGCGCTTATGAGTGAATTGTTTAAAACTGAGCAATTCGATAAGGTAATTCACTTAGCGGCACAGGCTGGCGTTCGTTACTCAATTGAGAATCCAGACGCGTACGCCGACTCAAACTTAGTTGGACACTTAAACGTGCTAGAAGGGTGCAGAAATAATAAAGTTAAGCACCTTGTTTACGCATCATCTAGTTCTGTATACGGGCTAAACGAAAAAACACCATTTGAAACAACAGACAGTGTTGATCATCCTGTGTCGTTTTATGCCGCCACCAAAAAAGCCAACGAATTAATGGCCCATAGCTATTCACATTTATATAGCTTACCGACTACAGGGTTACGCTTTTTTACAGTTTATGGCCCGTGGGGTCGCCCAGATATGGCTCCATACATATTTACTAAAAAAATCTTAAACAACGAAACTATCGACATTAATAATAATGGCGATATGTGGCGTGACTTTACCTACATAGACGATATTGTAGAGGGAGTAGTACACGCGGCTGATGTTATACCTAAAGCAAACCCAGATTGGAGAGTAGAAACAGGCTCACCAGCTTCAAGCTCTGCTCCGTATGCCGTTTATAATATAGGCCATGGCAGCCCTATTAATCTAATGAAATTCATTGAAGCTATTGAAAGCGAATTAGGTATTGAAGCTAAAAAGAACTTCCGTGAAATGCAAGCTGGCGACGTTTATAAAACCTTTGCAGATACCCAAGACTTGTTTGCGGCTACTGGCTACAAAGCAAAGGTAGGTGTTAAAGAAGGCGTAAGCGAATTAGCCAAATGGTATAAAACCTTCTACTCGTAA
- a CDS encoding EpsG family protein yields MTSIEKQLIKYRNTKLIYSLAVLALAFLYALVLSNYIPMDVTIKDRVNYIEYASSPEIIFVRYWSSGIISSFFNEPVWLGLNFIFSRFLTPEQVVATIIFFSAFSSAFVVLKINPRYVFFLVFILLFPQVITKYVVHIRQGFAISLFLLGWFCQSRSWRWFFFALTPLIHASFFFILFLYAFTHILRDVKLSSDIRTIAVILFGLTIGVGLGFLAGAVGARQANVYEFSASSVSGLGFVLWLCVFTLYYLQGRTFAKKNAFAMSIIAFYLSTYFLIEVTGRIFESSVVIVLLASLGLTSWRRLCFFGLIISFTLITWILRFKEPWLGWGTGL; encoded by the coding sequence ATGACTTCAATTGAAAAGCAGCTAATAAAATACAGAAACACCAAGCTTATTTATAGTTTAGCGGTACTGGCCTTAGCATTTTTATATGCTTTGGTTCTATCGAATTACATCCCGATGGATGTAACTATAAAAGATCGTGTAAACTACATCGAATATGCAAGCAGTCCAGAAATAATATTTGTTAGGTATTGGTCTAGCGGTATAATTTCTAGCTTTTTTAACGAACCAGTTTGGTTGGGGTTAAATTTTATATTTAGCCGCTTCTTAACCCCTGAACAAGTTGTAGCAACAATAATATTTTTTTCAGCTTTTAGCTCTGCGTTCGTAGTACTTAAAATAAACCCAAGGTACGTTTTTTTTCTTGTTTTTATTTTGCTTTTCCCACAAGTGATAACTAAATATGTTGTCCACATCAGGCAGGGATTTGCTATTAGCTTATTTTTGTTGGGGTGGTTTTGCCAATCTCGTTCTTGGCGGTGGTTCTTCTTTGCTTTAACTCCTTTAATACATGCTAGCTTCTTTTTTATATTATTTTTATATGCATTTACTCACATTCTTAGAGATGTAAAGCTATCTAGTGACATAAGAACAATAGCGGTTATTTTATTTGGTTTGACGATAGGGGTAGGCCTTGGATTTTTAGCCGGTGCAGTAGGTGCAAGACAAGCAAACGTGTATGAGTTTAGTGCCAGCTCGGTCAGTGGTTTAGGTTTTGTTTTATGGTTATGTGTTTTTACTTTGTATTACTTGCAAGGACGAACATTCGCCAAAAAGAATGCTTTTGCAATGAGCATAATAGCCTTTTATCTATCCACTTACTTTTTGATTGAAGTTACAGGGCGAATTTTCGAAAGCTCTGTCGTAATAGTGTTACTAGCAAGTCTAGGCTTAACTTCGTGGAGAAGGCTTTGCTTTTTTGGATTAATAATATCGTTTACGTTAATTACGTGGATTCTTAGATTTAAAGAACCTTGGTTAGGTTGGGGTACAGGGTTGTAA
- a CDS encoding polysaccharide biosynthesis protein: MFLKYLVNLPRPQKRVVSLVVDSIFIVVAFWLSFLLRLDSTAVLKNTHTWILLATVLPLSLFSFVKLGLYRAVLRYMNTQAMWAIIAGVVLSTVYLTVLSFFLSAPVPRTVPFIYASFCILFVGGARLTVRAVVGQITMRRKEGVIIYGAGSAGRQLATALANGPEYSPVAFIDDDPKKHLSLIQGVCVHAPSQIAEIAKQKCAKKILLALPSVSRSRRKEVLNAIEKFKLQVMTIPGMADIVSGTTNLDEVKDVEIDDLLGRDSVQPRQDLMSANIANKVVMVTGAGGSIGSELCRQIIKNNPIKIVLFELSEFALYAIEKELSEYCTSNNLNVEVLPILGSIQNKKLVESTFSTFSVQTVYHAAAYKHVPLVEHNVVEGVRNNVYGTYNVATAAINAKVETFVLISTDKAVRPTNIMGTTKRMAELVLQGLSEVQDTTRFTMVRFGNVLGSSGSVVPLFRKQIKAGGPITLTHQDITRYFMTIPEAAQLVIQAGAMGVGSDVFVLDMGEPVKIKDLATKMVHLSGLEVKHEKRPNGDIEIKCTGLRPGEKLFEELLIGDNVIGTDHPRILSAQEIKMPWNELEPFLGKLKAACDESNHQEIRNLLLTAPTAFSPTDGICDLNWQEKQEKQEKQGKQTNVTVLPKVNRF, from the coding sequence GTGTTTTTAAAATATTTAGTTAATTTACCTCGCCCCCAAAAAAGAGTTGTATCACTTGTTGTAGATAGTATTTTTATTGTTGTAGCTTTTTGGCTCTCTTTTTTACTCAGGTTAGACAGCACCGCAGTTTTAAAAAATACACATACTTGGATATTATTAGCTACTGTTCTTCCGCTTAGCTTATTTAGCTTTGTAAAGCTTGGGCTTTACCGAGCTGTACTTCGTTACATGAACACACAAGCAATGTGGGCTATTATTGCTGGCGTTGTGCTCTCTACTGTATATTTAACCGTTTTGTCATTCTTTTTAAGTGCCCCTGTACCACGTACAGTGCCATTTATTTATGCCAGCTTTTGTATTTTATTTGTTGGCGGAGCAAGGCTTACCGTTCGCGCAGTTGTTGGGCAGATAACTATGCGCCGTAAAGAGGGCGTAATAATATATGGCGCAGGTTCTGCTGGGCGCCAGTTAGCAACTGCGCTTGCTAATGGCCCTGAGTATTCACCAGTCGCTTTTATAGACGACGACCCTAAAAAGCACTTATCGTTAATTCAAGGTGTTTGTGTGCATGCGCCTTCTCAAATTGCAGAAATAGCAAAGCAAAAATGTGCGAAAAAAATCTTACTCGCATTACCTAGTGTCTCAAGAAGCCGCCGAAAAGAAGTACTCAATGCAATAGAAAAGTTTAAATTACAAGTAATGACTATTCCGGGCATGGCCGATATTGTATCGGGTACTACCAACCTCGACGAAGTCAAAGATGTAGAAATTGATGACCTACTAGGGCGAGATTCAGTTCAGCCTCGTCAAGATCTTATGTCAGCAAATATAGCTAATAAAGTGGTAATGGTAACAGGTGCCGGTGGTTCTATAGGCTCAGAGTTATGTAGGCAAATAATTAAAAATAACCCAATTAAAATAGTACTTTTTGAGCTGTCTGAGTTTGCCTTGTATGCAATAGAAAAAGAGCTATCGGAATACTGCACTTCTAATAATTTAAATGTAGAAGTACTGCCTATTTTAGGCTCGATACAAAATAAAAAACTAGTTGAATCTACTTTCTCTACTTTTAGCGTTCAAACCGTTTATCATGCCGCGGCCTACAAGCATGTTCCACTGGTAGAACATAATGTAGTAGAAGGCGTACGTAATAATGTTTATGGTACTTATAACGTTGCCACCGCAGCAATAAACGCTAAGGTAGAAACTTTTGTACTAATTTCAACAGATAAAGCAGTTCGCCCTACAAATATAATGGGCACAACCAAACGCATGGCTGAACTAGTGCTACAAGGTTTGTCTGAAGTTCAAGATACAACGCGTTTTACAATGGTTCGCTTTGGTAATGTACTGGGATCGTCGGGTTCTGTTGTTCCATTATTTAGAAAGCAAATAAAAGCGGGTGGCCCAATTACTTTAACCCACCAAGACATTACTCGTTACTTTATGACAATACCGGAGGCAGCGCAGCTTGTTATTCAAGCTGGTGCAATGGGAGTTGGCAGCGATGTATTTGTACTTGATATGGGTGAACCCGTTAAAATTAAAGATTTAGCGACCAAAATGGTACATTTATCAGGCCTTGAGGTTAAACACGAAAAAAGACCAAATGGCGATATAGAAATAAAATGTACCGGTTTGCGCCCAGGTGAAAAGCTTTTTGAAGAGTTACTTATTGGCGACAATGTTATTGGAACCGACCACCCAAGAATTTTAAGTGCGCAAGAAATCAAAATGCCTTGGAATGAGCTTGAACCATTTTTAGGTAAACTTAAAGCCGCATGTGATGAGTCAAACCATCAAGAAATACGCAACTTGCTTTTAACTGCGCCAACAGCATTTTCACCAACCGATGGTATTTGCGACCTAAACTGGCAAGAAAAGCAAGAAAAGCAAGAAAAGCAAGGTAAGCAGACGAATGTAACTGTATTGCCTAAAGTAAATCGCTTTTGA
- a CDS encoding REP-associated tyrosine transposase gives MANTHKRLKGRCPTINTFYTVTLCCDFRKPLFANYLNARLIARELALFSKSNSLNTICYVIMPDHIHWLLQLNRSPELSNLVRKFKNITTYRFNKYNGTYGKIWQSNYYDHKIRDDEDLIAQARYIVANPLRAGLVNNISKYPYWNCVYL, from the coding sequence ATGGCTAACACACATAAGCGTTTAAAAGGGCGATGCCCAACCATTAATACCTTTTACACCGTAACTTTATGTTGTGATTTTCGTAAGCCATTATTCGCCAATTATCTAAATGCACGTTTAATAGCCAGAGAGCTTGCTTTGTTCTCTAAAAGTAATTCACTTAATACTATTTGCTACGTAATTATGCCTGATCATATACATTGGCTTTTGCAATTAAATCGAAGCCCAGAACTATCAAACCTAGTTAGAAAGTTTAAGAACATTACAACTTATAGATTTAATAAATATAACGGAACTTACGGAAAGATATGGCAATCAAATTATTATGACCACAAAATAAGAGATGATGAAGATTTGATAGCTCAAGCTAGGTATATAGTAGCAAACCCTTTACGCGCGGGATTAGTAAACAACATAAGCAAATATCCGTATTGGAATTGTGTGTATTTGTAA
- a CDS encoding glycosyltransferase family 4 protein yields the protein MPKLLFLVNVDWFFISHRLPIAQEALKQEYDVTIACHFTEHKQELINMGFNVAELPFSRSGGSIGNELKTLKAIRNLIKQEQPSVIHAVTIKPVLYAGLVLKTIKQKIPFVAAISGLGYVFTANTFRAKLTKFVASMVYKVALAHKNKTVIFQNRSDEKILTDVAKLKANDKILIKGSGVDLSVYNHIPEINSPHIKVAMACRLLREKGVYQYIEAAKIVKAQLPNTQFLLIGTPDLENPNTIKQAEIDKWVNEGVIDYLGHRNDIPAIFSDVNIVSLPSFYGEGVPKVLIEAAACGRAIVTTTNPGCSDAIINNVTGLAVPPMDAKPLADAFIKLINNTNERMEMGIKARAFAEKEFDVKAVVDTHIKIYKASMDKKL from the coding sequence ATGCCTAAACTTTTATTTTTAGTTAATGTGGACTGGTTCTTTATTTCACATCGTTTACCAATAGCGCAAGAAGCTCTTAAGCAAGAGTATGATGTTACTATAGCCTGCCATTTTACAGAGCATAAGCAAGAGCTTATAAATATGGGTTTTAATGTTGCAGAACTACCATTTAGTAGAAGTGGTGGCAGCATAGGTAATGAGCTAAAAACACTTAAAGCTATTCGTAACTTAATTAAGCAAGAGCAGCCATCAGTTATTCATGCTGTAACAATAAAGCCTGTTTTATATGCAGGGTTAGTATTAAAAACAATTAAACAAAAAATACCGTTTGTAGCTGCTATATCAGGGTTAGGTTATGTTTTTACAGCAAATACTTTCAGAGCAAAGCTAACTAAGTTCGTAGCATCAATGGTATACAAAGTTGCGCTAGCTCATAAAAACAAAACGGTTATCTTTCAAAATAGATCAGATGAAAAAATACTAACAGATGTAGCTAAACTTAAAGCTAACGATAAAATACTTATTAAAGGTTCTGGTGTCGACTTATCTGTTTATAATCATATTCCTGAAATAAACAGTCCACATATTAAAGTTGCAATGGCATGTCGTTTACTACGTGAAAAAGGTGTTTATCAATATATTGAAGCTGCCAAAATAGTTAAAGCACAGCTACCAAATACACAGTTTTTGCTTATAGGAACACCCGACTTAGAAAACCCAAATACAATAAAACAAGCTGAAATTGACAAGTGGGTTAATGAAGGGGTAATCGATTACTTAGGGCACCGTAATGACATTCCTGCAATTTTCTCAGATGTAAACATTGTAAGCCTACCTTCTTTTTATGGTGAAGGCGTTCCAAAAGTACTTATTGAAGCAGCAGCATGCGGTAGAGCCATTGTGACAACTACAAATCCAGGTTGTAGTGATGCCATAATTAATAACGTAACAGGGCTAGCTGTTCCACCTATGGATGCGAAACCTTTAGCTGATGCTTTTATTAAATTAATAAATAACACAAATGAACGAATGGAAATGGGTATTAAAGCCCGAGCATTTGCCGAAAAAGAGTTTGATGTTAAAGCTGTCGTAGATACTCACATCAAAATATATAAAGCATCGATGGATAAAAAGTTATGA
- a CDS encoding sugar transferase — protein sequence MIRILDILFSLVGLIFAMPFLIILFIIGLFDTGSPLFMQERVGRNKKPFTLVKFRTMTVDTASVASHLASTASITRFGGFLRKTKLDELPQLWNVLKGEMSLVGPRPGLFNQEELTQAREAKNIYNVRPGITGLAQVNEIDMSTPTLLAETDEKMIATLNLKHYFTYILQTVTGSGSGDRVK from the coding sequence ATGATTCGTATACTCGACATTTTGTTTTCATTGGTAGGTTTAATATTTGCCATGCCATTTTTAATCATTTTATTCATCATAGGCTTATTTGATACAGGCTCACCACTTTTTATGCAAGAGCGCGTTGGCCGCAATAAAAAGCCATTTACCTTGGTAAAGTTCAGAACAATGACCGTAGATACAGCGTCGGTCGCTAGCCACCTGGCAAGCACTGCATCTATCACTCGCTTTGGTGGTTTTTTACGTAAAACTAAATTAGATGAACTACCGCAGCTTTGGAATGTACTTAAAGGCGAAATGAGTTTAGTTGGGCCTCGCCCAGGCTTATTTAATCAAGAAGAACTTACTCAGGCTCGTGAGGCTAAAAATATATACAATGTGCGCCCTGGTATTACTGGTTTAGCCCAAGTCAATGAGATTGATATGTCTACACCAACGTTACTTGCTGAAACGGATGAAAAAATGATAGCCACTCTTAACCTAAAGCACTACTTCACTTACATACTGCAAACAGTGACAGGAAGTGGCAGTGGGGATAGAGTTAAATAG
- a CDS encoding glycosyltransferase, whose protein sequence is MKDNKITLFVSSLAGGGAEGVCVNVANGLAKNGWDVDLIVLHLKNAAYLDRVNENVNLISLNAGNARYAIVPLLKYIRQNKIEKIVVFKYELAVLLILLKSVLRLNIKVIARNINTFSQSSGQGKGIWRRYIANPLIQHYFCKADHVINQCEAMQEDLLTAFPELKGRTSVILNPVAKHVEDYVENHNKENNNKQNYILCVGRLEKQKAFHFALEAFAKISNNSPNLRLKIVGQGSLESELKSLAKQLKISQSVDFEGFQPHMLDYYLNAKVTLLTSIYEGFPNVLVESITLGTPVVSFDCPSGPSEIINQGSNGYLVEYQNIDDLIFYLDKSLNTQFDSKVVMETAKKNKVSEVIKKYSELLKNI, encoded by the coding sequence ATGAAAGATAATAAAATAACACTTTTTGTTAGCTCTTTGGCCGGAGGCGGGGCAGAAGGAGTTTGTGTTAATGTAGCAAATGGACTAGCCAAAAACGGCTGGGATGTAGACTTAATTGTATTACATTTAAAAAATGCAGCTTATTTAGATCGTGTTAACGAAAACGTAAATTTAATATCGTTAAATGCAGGCAATGCAAGGTACGCTATTGTTCCGTTATTAAAATATATTCGCCAAAACAAAATAGAAAAAATCGTTGTATTTAAATATGAACTAGCGGTATTACTTATTCTATTAAAAAGTGTTTTAAGACTTAACATAAAAGTCATAGCACGGAATATTAATACTTTTTCTCAATCTAGTGGCCAAGGTAAAGGGATATGGCGTAGATATATTGCCAACCCATTAATCCAACATTACTTTTGTAAAGCTGATCATGTAATAAATCAATGTGAAGCAATGCAGGAAGATTTATTAACTGCGTTTCCTGAATTAAAAGGAAGAACCAGTGTAATCTTAAATCCTGTAGCAAAGCATGTTGAAGACTATGTGGAAAACCATAATAAAGAAAATAATAACAAGCAGAACTATATACTATGTGTAGGGCGTTTGGAGAAACAAAAGGCCTTTCATTTTGCATTAGAAGCGTTCGCTAAAATAAGTAATAACTCCCCAAACTTACGACTAAAAATTGTAGGGCAAGGTAGCCTTGAAAGTGAGCTTAAAAGCTTAGCGAAGCAGCTTAAAATAAGTCAAAGCGTAGACTTTGAAGGCTTCCAACCTCACATGCTCGATTATTATTTAAATGCTAAAGTTACTTTATTAACTTCTATTTACGAAGGCTTTCCTAACGTACTCGTAGAGTCCATAACCTTAGGCACTCCTGTTGTTTCGTTTGACTGTCCGAGTGGACCAAGTGAAATAATAAACCAAGGGAGCAATGGCTACCTTGTAGAATATCAAAATATTGACGACCTTATATTTTATTTAGACAAAAGCTTAAATACTCAGTTTGACTCTAAAGTTGTAATGGAAACAGCTAAAAAAAATAAAGTGTCAGAAGTTATTAAAAAATATTCAGAACTTTTAAAGAATATTTAA
- a CDS encoding glycosyltransferase family 4 protein — protein MKKIIHISTGLENGGAEGVLYRLCKGDKHNTHIVVSLIGRGKYADLLEAEGVNVYCLNMPSGRVSINGLLTLYKLIKQQNADVIQTWMYHADLIGGVVAKLARAKSIYWNVRHSTIEVEHSKKALVLVAKACSILSKWIPKKIIYCAEQAKVTHELLGYDTSKSIVIGNGYDLELFTVNNAGAHTFRNSIGLEQSELLIGMIGRYNPQKDHHNLLQSLSLVKQAGYSFKCVLIGREIEQGNQVLTGQVDNLNLTEEIILLGQRTDIPHIMNALDINILSSSFGEGFPNVLAEAMACGTPCVTTNVGDAGLIVKSTGWVVSPKNHNELADAIIGAIKEKELHKENWLNRSKACRKRVEDNFSINSMINNYHAAWSI, from the coding sequence ATGAAAAAAATTATTCATATTTCTACAGGTTTAGAAAATGGCGGCGCAGAAGGCGTTTTATATAGACTCTGTAAAGGTGATAAGCATAATACACATATTGTGGTTTCATTAATTGGTAGGGGTAAATATGCTGACCTCTTGGAGGCTGAGGGAGTTAACGTTTATTGCCTCAATATGCCTTCAGGAAGGGTTTCTATTAATGGCTTATTAACCTTGTATAAATTAATTAAGCAGCAAAATGCCGACGTAATACAAACATGGATGTATCATGCCGATTTGATTGGTGGAGTAGTGGCTAAGCTAGCCCGAGCAAAATCAATTTACTGGAATGTACGACACTCTACAATAGAAGTTGAACATTCTAAAAAAGCACTCGTGCTTGTTGCTAAAGCTTGTTCAATACTTTCAAAATGGATTCCAAAAAAAATTATTTATTGTGCTGAGCAAGCTAAAGTCACCCATGAGCTGTTAGGGTACGATACTTCAAAATCAATAGTCATTGGAAATGGCTACGATTTAGAGTTATTTACCGTTAATAATGCAGGAGCACATACCTTCCGTAACAGTATCGGTCTTGAGCAATCTGAATTGCTTATAGGTATGATCGGTCGATATAATCCGCAAAAAGATCATCATAATTTACTACAATCACTTAGCTTAGTAAAACAAGCTGGTTATTCGTTTAAATGCGTTTTAATTGGGCGAGAAATTGAACAAGGTAACCAGGTGTTAACTGGGCAAGTTGATAATTTAAATTTGACAGAAGAAATTATTTTATTAGGTCAAAGAACCGATATACCTCACATAATGAACGCACTCGATATAAATATTTTATCTTCATCTTTTGGGGAGGGGTTTCCAAATGTCTTAGCTGAGGCTATGGCCTGCGGGACACCATGTGTAACTACAAATGTGGGAGATGCAGGGTTAATTGTAAAATCGACAGGTTGGGTTGTTAGCCCCAAAAATCATAATGAACTAGCTGACGCTATTATTGGTGCTATTAAAGAAAAAGAGTTACATAAAGAAAATTGGTTAAATCGCTCAAAGGCATGTAGAAAAAGAGTTGAAGATAATTTTAGTATTAATTCAATGATTAATAACTATCACGCAGCTTGGTCAATATAG
- a CDS encoding CapA family protein: protein MSEIKVLFCGDFAPCRRFEPLVLSKKKQVLGDALPIIEDSDLSFVNLECPLTGSTKAINKSGPTLRADIKCVEALEPFSIIGLANNHILDYGAAGLADTLTSCHDLNLTTVGAGLDKAHTKEIAIKEVKGVRFAVIAIAEHEFNQSECNSAGAASIDLIENYQQIQIAKSQADIVIVTLHGGNEFFCYPRPGLRRVCQHFVDLGVDAVICHHPHVPGAYEFYRDKPIVYSLGNFIFDENNPPADWKFGYMVQLGFDANSKQRVNFELIPYEQSIELKGIKILKGNERELLLSRLEEYRKNLESIERWLIEWESFVAKRRPSVLVKQFLPFSFPGAGFLFRNTPISKFFVNERNGLAKLNLIRCESHLELLTSILKSEGASRDD, encoded by the coding sequence ATGAGTGAAATTAAAGTATTGTTTTGTGGTGACTTTGCTCCATGCCGTCGTTTTGAGCCTTTAGTTTTAAGTAAAAAAAAGCAGGTTCTGGGCGATGCTCTACCAATAATAGAAGATTCAGACCTATCATTTGTAAATTTAGAATGTCCATTAACAGGGTCAACCAAAGCTATTAACAAGTCAGGGCCAACTTTACGTGCTGATATTAAATGTGTAGAAGCTTTGGAACCCTTTAGCATTATTGGCTTGGCAAATAATCATATTTTAGATTATGGGGCGGCAGGCTTGGCGGATACCTTGACTAGTTGCCATGATTTAAACCTGACGACAGTTGGGGCTGGGCTTGATAAGGCGCATACAAAAGAGATTGCAATTAAAGAAGTTAAAGGAGTTAGGTTTGCCGTTATTGCTATTGCTGAACATGAGTTTAACCAATCAGAATGTAATAGCGCTGGGGCTGCCTCAATTGATTTAATTGAAAATTATCAGCAAATCCAGATCGCGAAGAGTCAAGCTGATATAGTTATTGTAACTTTGCATGGAGGCAACGAATTTTTTTGTTACCCGCGCCCCGGGTTACGGAGGGTTTGTCAGCATTTTGTTGATTTAGGTGTTGATGCTGTGATCTGTCATCATCCACATGTGCCGGGAGCATACGAATTTTATCGTGATAAACCGATAGTATATTCACTTGGAAACTTTATTTTTGATGAAAATAACCCTCCAGCTGATTGGAAGTTCGGATATATGGTTCAATTGGGTTTTGATGCTAATTCGAAGCAGCGAGTGAATTTTGAGCTTATACCTTATGAGCAATCGATTGAATTAAAGGGAATAAAAATTTTAAAGGGTAATGAAAGAGAATTACTTTTGAGCAGGCTTGAAGAATACCGAAAAAACCTCGAAAGTATTGAGCGGTGGCTAATTGAATGGGAAAGTTTTGTAGCTAAAAGGCGCCCTAGCGTTTTAGTAAAGCAGTTTTTGCCATTCAGCTTCCCAGGTGCCGGCTTCTTATTCAGAAATACTCCAATAAGTAAGTTTTTTGTTAATGAGCGAAATGGTTTAGCAAAGCTGAATTTAATACGTTGTGAGTCTCACTTAGAATTACTTACTAGCATTCTTAAATCTGAAGGGGCTTCGAGAGATGATTAA